A part of Setaria viridis chromosome 8, Setaria_viridis_v4.0, whole genome shotgun sequence genomic DNA contains:
- the LOC117834563 gene encoding putative wall-associated receptor kinase-like 16: MADDRSCVMPAVIIVVAVVATFAIFEVKRRKHRRFFDRNGGDILKSMGINIFTEGQLKKITNGYKKSIGEGAFGKVYIGVTDDSQQVAVKCSTAKGDVLPQEEFVNEITFQFRISHANLVRLVGCCLETDVPMLVFEFVPRGSLHSVLHGAGKTLPLSLPVRLDIAIGSAEALTYMHSHGCHNHVHGDIKSGNILLDDNLTPKVSDFGSAKLVSVASRYSKWCVSGDMSYIDPIYIKSGRFTEKSDVYSFGVVLLELVTRKPAKYGDNSLYIDFIRSKEEGNGRKLYDEEILSGDDDARSHHHMECLDRISRLPVQCLKEDVDERPTMAEVVEELKEVKAIASGDLSSVAS, encoded by the coding sequence ATGGCTGACGACAGATCCTGTGTAATGCCTGCAGTAATAATTGTTGTCGCCGTCGTAGCAACTTTCGCAATTTTCGAGGTAAAGAGGCGAAAGCACAGGAGGTTTTTCGACAGAAACGGCGGTGACATACTCAAGAGCATGGGCATTAACATCTTCACGGAGGGTCAACTGAAGAAAATCACAAACGGCTACAAAAAATCTATCGGAGAAGGTGCCTTTGGCAAGGTCTACATAGGGGTAACCGATGACTCCCAACAGGTTGCCGTTAAGTGCTCCACTGCGAAAGGCGATGTTCTTCCACAGGAGGAGTTCGTTAACGAGATCACCTTCCAGTTCCGCATCAGCCATGCAaaccttgtccgcctcgtcggGTGCTGCCTCGAGACAGACGTTCCCATGCTTGTCTTCGAGTTTGTCCCCAGAGGCAGCCTACACAGCGTCCTCCATGGCGCCGGCAAGACGCTCCCTCTGTCCTTGCCAGTGCGCCTGGACATTGCCATTGGCTCAGCGGAAGCTCTTACCTACATGCACTCGCACGGTTGCCACAACCACGTCCATGGCGATATCAAGTCCGgcaacatcctcctcgacgaTAACCTCACACCCAAGGTCTCTGATTTCGGGTCGGCGAAGCTCGTGTCCGTCGCCAGCAGGTACTCCAAGTGGTGTGTGTCAGGGGACATGAGCTACATAGACCCAATATACATAAAGTCTGGCCGCTTCACGGAGAAGAGCGACGTCTACAGCTTTGGTGTGGTGCTCTTGGAGCTCGTCACCAGGAAGCCGGCCAAGTACGGGGACAATAGCCTCTACATAGACTTCATCAGGTCCAAGGAGGAGGGCAATGGAAGGAAGTTGTACGACGAAGAGATCTTGtctggtgatgatgatgcccgatcacatcatcacatggaatgTCTTGACAGGATCAGTAGGCTCCCGGTCCAATGCCTCAAGGAAGACGTGGATGAGAGACCGACCATGGCTGAGGTGGTGGAGGAACTTAAGGAAGTGAAGGCAATAGCCAGCGGAGACTTAAGTTCTGTTGCAAGCTAA
- the LOC117866409 gene encoding uncharacterized protein, whose product MDVAPSPPTPSPYTKDQCLKDNADSVKFYVILAVLAMFLLHVLGSLRRRSSHTLLHSIVMGVYTLSYPLVGYTVGLMKSSNFYYEDFTVWAVFLLLLLGSTDNLTVCRLSDNDNWKSIHFKHILKGFWLVVIIMRITNFENNIYGNKLLYRYPLYAIVLVVILKGYVRIASMRMVSKSYVCKKVKVIAEYMQQQHKDNLAVPFDPVTMEGYRYIVAGEKYCIKRWSGCTPCYKGGDLMVITVEKIWQCTGRLLVHERGKVLKDLCLSMALSKMLNRRFIGFRLSEAGHEKAHDFVFKGLLAGDKPHQRAFRVIEEELVFVHDLYYTRYSYLYQKGRYIALCLPIVMLGLCSWLTYLLVKYSESNSVQAATSFVTVVVGFLEACQLYLYISSGWFKVALIQSYINTPFLRRSRCLELIIGLLLRLKAFAPWKRNLGQYCILQEVGRKHRVRNCLHYATLRLLDKASKNGLKKSEKVSENVKKAIVDSLLGSNGNLTNGVTSLQNNGVNFLSWACDASTTDGAVARTIVVWHIATTLCEQKLNKQVKEEDAVKTASTLSKYCMHLLAFAPNLMPDHIFISESILDQSIDEASKLLKDAKDKKIKGKNKKIEGRCEILMEINTHGCVGDEKKLVVQGVHLARQLIDNIQDFNTRWKVLSHFWAEMMLYVSPSDDAREHLEVLAKGGEFITHLWALLTHAGVVKRGPIEPKDVV is encoded by the coding sequence ATGGATGTGGCACCGAGTCCTCCCACACCCAGTCCCTATACCAAAGATCAGTGCCTTAAAGATAATGCAGATAGCGTAAAATTTTATGTCATCCTGGCCGTTCTCGCCATGTTCCTCCTGCACGTACTGGGTTCCTTACGCCGGCGGTCGAGCCACACGCTCCTCCATTCTATCGTGATGGGAGTCTACACGCTCTCCTATCCGCTGGTGGGCTATACCGTTGGGCTGATGAAATCTTCCAATTTCTACTACGAAGACTTCACTGTGTGGGCAGTGTTCCTTCTTCTGCTCCTCGGCAGCACGGACAACCTCACGGTTTGCCGCCTTAGCGACAACGACAACTGGAAGAGCATCCACTTCAAACACATCCTTAAGGGATTCTGGCTGGTGGTAATCATTATGAGGATTACAAATTTTGAGAATAACATCTACGGCAACAAACTTCTCTACAGGTATCCGTTGTATGCCATCGTGTTGGTCGTCATCCTCAAGGGGTATGTGAGGATCGCTTCCATGAGGATGGTGAGCAAATCCTATGTCTGCAAGAAGGTTAAGGTGATCGCCGAAtatatgcagcagcagcacaaggaCAACCTGGCGGTGCCCTTCGATCCTGTGACCATGGAAGGCTACCGGTACATCGTCGCTGGCGAGAAGTACTGCATCAAGCGGTGGTCTGGTTGCACACCATGTTACAAGGGGGGCGACTTAATGGTTATCACCGTGGAGAAGATCTGGCAGTGCACAGGGAGGCTGCTGGTCCATGAGCGGGGCAAGGTGCTCAAGGACTTGTGCCTCTCTATGGCACTCTCCAAGATGCTCAACCGAAGGTTTATTGGCTTCAGACTCTCAGAGGCGGGGCATGAGAAAGCCCATGACTTTGTGTTCAAAGGCCTGCTCGCCGGGGACAAGCCACATCAGAGGGCCTTCAGGGTCATCGAGGAAGAGCTTGTTTTTGTCCATGACTTATATTACACAAGGTATTCTTACCTTTACCAAAAGGGTCGATACATTGCCCTCTGTCTGCCCATCGTCATGCTTGGCTTATGCTCGTGGCTCACCTATCTGCTCGTCAAGTACTCCGAGAGTAACTCTGTGCAGGCTGCCACCTCATTTGTAACTGTTGTCGTGGGATTCCTGGAGGCATGCCAGCTCTACCTGTACATATCCTCAGGTTGGTTCAAGGTGGCACTAATACAGAGCTACATAAACACACCATTTTTGCGAAGAAGCCGTTGCCTTGAGTTGATCATAGGCCTTCTTTTGAGGTTGAAGGCGTTTGCACCATGGAAACGCAATCTTGGGCAGTACTGTATCCTCCAGGAGGTTGGCCGCAAACATAGGGTTAGGAATTGTCTCCATTATGCTACGCTGCGCCTGCTGGACAAGGCTAGTAAGAATGGACTTAAAAAATCAGAAAAGGTGTCCGAAAATGTGAAGAAAGCCATCGTTGATTCCCTGTTAGGAAGCAACGGCAACTTGACGAATGGGGTAACATCGCTGCAAAACAATGGCGTCAATTTTCTCTCATGGGCATGCGATGCTAGTACTACTGACGGAGCGGTGGCTCGCACCATTGTGGTCTGGCACATTGCTACAACCCTGTGCGAGCAGAAGCTGAATAAgcaagtcaaagaagaagacgCTGTCAAAACGGCCTCCACTTTATCCAAGTACTGCATGCATCTCCTTGCTTTTGCACCTAACCTCATGCCCGACCACATCTTCATATCAGAATCCATACTTGATCAGTCAATCGACGAAGCAAGCAAGTTACTCAAAGACGCCAAGGACAAGAAGAtcaagggcaagaacaagaagatcgAGGGCAGGTGTGAGATACTAATGGAAATTAACACCCATGGTTGTGTTGGTGATGAAAAAAAGCTTGTTGTGCAGGGCGTTCACCTTGCAAGGCAACTGATTGATAACATACAAGACTTCAATACACGGTGGAAGGTGCTATCTCATTTCTGGGCGGAGATGATGCTGTATGTCTCGCCATCCGACGATGCTCGGGAGCACCTGGAAGTTCTTGCAAAAGGAGGGGAGTTCATCACGCACCTTTGGGCGCTGCTCACGCATGCCGGTGTGGTGAAGCGAGGACCTATAGAGCCAAAGGATGTTGTGTGA